In a genomic window of Octadecabacter temperatus:
- a CDS encoding DUF4329 domain-containing protein, protein MMKLTALMTAATFALTACGVPQSQVSPKGEVSQPRLYNTGFTVAPSNAPSGPVVDNFARGFLDSIQAQSIAERREYCGYIFIDGTGRLQGTPPRPGSFAGCDMPIPRAGQGIIASYHTHGAFGRAYDNEVPSVIDLASDFQFGIDGYVSTPGGRVWLVDFQTQSTQQLCGLRCVTSDPGFVPQGEAGIRQSYSIETLQRRFAGF, encoded by the coding sequence ATGATGAAGCTGACCGCCTTAATGACCGCCGCAACCTTTGCTTTAACAGCATGTGGCGTGCCGCAAAGTCAGGTTTCGCCAAAAGGTGAAGTGTCTCAACCTCGGCTGTATAACACTGGCTTCACCGTCGCGCCGTCAAACGCACCAAGCGGCCCAGTCGTGGATAATTTCGCACGTGGCTTCCTAGACAGCATCCAAGCGCAATCAATTGCAGAGCGCCGCGAATACTGTGGCTACATCTTCATTGACGGTACTGGCCGGCTACAGGGCACGCCGCCCCGCCCGGGATCGTTTGCAGGTTGCGACATGCCAATTCCACGTGCAGGACAAGGCATCATCGCCAGCTACCACACACACGGTGCGTTTGGGCGCGCCTATGACAACGAAGTTCCATCGGTCATCGACCTCGCGTCTGACTTCCAGTTTGGCATTGATGGCTATGTCTCAACGCCTGGAGGCCGGGTATGGCTGGTAGACTTCCAAACCCAATCCACGCAACAGCTTTGCGGCTTGCGCTGCGTAACATCGGACCCCGGCTTCGTTCCACAAGGTGAAGCCGGAATTCGCCAGTCCTATTCAATTGAAACACTACAACGACGGTTTGCAGGTTTCTGA
- a CDS encoding DUF808 domain-containing protein has product MSGLIALLDDVAALTRIAATSIDDVASMAAKAGTKAAGVIIDDAAVTPKYVTGLNPKRELPIIWKIARASFFSKLVILLPVAMLLNYFAPWLLIPLLMLGGLYLCFEGAEKIYHVIRPHHDAYVDADMDAGDPAHLEESRVKGAIKTDFILSAEIMTISLNSIVAEFPDASIWLQGMTLAAIAVAITIVVYGTVALIVKMDDVGAWLALNAKSGVGRGVGKGLVRGMPHLLTVLSIVGTAAMLWVGGSILVHGLHDPNFLGWAQPYSFIKDLSHSIAGDSGFGNWAVTAFSDGVLGLAVGLLLIPVVTRVIGPVIGSFTGSKAHH; this is encoded by the coding sequence ATGAGCGGATTGATTGCCCTGTTGGATGACGTAGCAGCCCTGACACGGATTGCGGCGACCAGTATTGATGATGTGGCAAGCATGGCCGCCAAAGCTGGCACCAAGGCGGCGGGCGTTATCATCGATGATGCGGCTGTTACGCCGAAGTATGTCACAGGGCTGAACCCCAAGCGCGAACTGCCGATCATCTGGAAAATCGCACGGGCATCGTTCTTTAGTAAGCTGGTGATCCTGCTTCCGGTGGCGATGTTGCTGAACTACTTCGCGCCATGGCTGCTGATCCCGTTGTTGATGTTGGGTGGTCTGTATCTGTGCTTTGAGGGTGCTGAGAAGATTTATCATGTCATACGGCCCCATCATGATGCTTACGTTGACGCAGACATGGATGCAGGTGATCCGGCGCATCTGGAAGAAAGCCGTGTTAAAGGGGCAATCAAGACAGACTTCATTCTGTCCGCTGAGATCATGACTATTTCACTGAACAGTATCGTTGCTGAATTTCCTGATGCATCCATTTGGTTGCAAGGGATGACACTGGCTGCGATCGCGGTGGCGATCACCATTGTTGTCTACGGTACGGTCGCGCTGATCGTGAAGATGGATGATGTCGGGGCTTGGTTGGCGTTGAACGCAAAATCAGGCGTAGGCCGCGGCGTTGGCAAAGGCCTTGTGCGCGGGATGCCGCATCTGTTGACGGTCCTGTCTATTGTGGGCACGGCTGCGATGCTTTGGGTTGGTGGATCCATCCTCGTGCACGGGTTGCATGACCCGAATTTCCTTGGGTGGGCGCAGCCTTATAGCTTTATCAAAGATCTGTCGCACAGCATTGCTGGGGACAGTGGTTTTGGGAACTGGGCTGTGACGGCGTTTAGTGATGGGGTTCTTGGTTTGGCTGTTGGCCTGCTGTTGATCCCAGTCGTAACCCGCGTGATTGGGCCGGTTATTGGGTCCTTCACGGGCTCAAAAGCACATCACTAG
- the gap gene encoding type I glyceraldehyde-3-phosphate dehydrogenase, translated as MTVTVGINGFGRIGRCTLSHIAESARNDIQVVKINATGPVETNAHLLRYDSIHGRFPGDITVNDGKLDLGRGPIDVMSTYDPQELDWDGCDIVLECTGKFNDGHKSSVHLERGAGKVLISAPASNVDKTIVYGVNHRDLQADHRMVSNGSCTTNCLAPLAKVLNDAIGIERGIMTTIHSYTGDQPTLDRRHEDLYRARAAAMAMIPTSTGAAKALSLVLPEMEGKLDGTALRVPTPNVSAVDLTFEAAKDVTVEDVNAVVAEACAGHMGMVMTYDPEPKVSIDFNHTPESSIFAPDQTKVIGRRTVRVLAWYDNEWGFSVRMADVAAHMGRLN; from the coding sequence ATGACCGTCACAGTAGGTATCAATGGATTTGGCCGCATCGGGCGCTGCACCCTCTCCCACATCGCGGAAAGTGCACGCAACGATATTCAAGTTGTCAAAATCAACGCGACTGGGCCGGTTGAAACCAATGCGCACCTTCTACGATACGACTCTATTCACGGCCGCTTCCCTGGCGACATCACTGTGAATGACGGCAAACTCGACCTTGGGCGCGGTCCAATCGACGTTATGTCGACCTATGACCCACAAGAGTTGGACTGGGACGGCTGCGATATCGTCCTTGAATGCACGGGCAAGTTTAACGACGGTCACAAATCCTCTGTTCACCTCGAACGCGGCGCAGGCAAAGTCCTGATCTCGGCCCCTGCTAGCAATGTAGACAAGACCATCGTCTACGGCGTGAACCACCGCGACCTGCAAGCAGACCACCGCATGGTGTCCAACGGGTCCTGCACCACCAACTGCCTCGCCCCGCTTGCCAAAGTCTTGAATGACGCCATTGGCATTGAGCGCGGCATCATGACAACGATCCACAGCTACACTGGCGACCAGCCAACACTGGACCGCCGCCACGAAGACCTCTACCGCGCCCGCGCTGCGGCCATGGCAATGATCCCAACATCGACAGGTGCGGCTAAGGCGCTGTCGCTTGTACTGCCGGAAATGGAAGGCAAGCTCGACGGGACCGCCCTGCGCGTTCCAACGCCGAATGTCTCAGCCGTTGATCTGACATTTGAAGCTGCCAAAGACGTGACCGTTGAAGACGTAAACGCCGTCGTCGCCGAGGCCTGCGCTGGGCACATGGGCATGGTGATGACCTATGATCCAGAACCAAAGGTTTCGATCGACTTCAACCACACACCTGAAAGTTCAATCTTCGCACCAGACCAAACCAAGGTCATCGGTAGGCGCACCGTACGCGTTCTGGCATGGTACGACAACGAGTGGGGTTTCTCGGTTCGTATGGCGGACGTTGCGGCGCACATGGGTCGCTTGAACTAA
- a CDS encoding glyceraldehyde-3-phosphate dehydrogenase, which produces MTTRLAFILFLLIAAFFVLDHYVLHLNAGVFLGRKIIELMSWIAIWR; this is translated from the coding sequence ATGACCACACGCCTCGCCTTTATCCTGTTCTTGCTGATCGCCGCGTTTTTCGTGCTGGACCATTACGTCCTACACCTGAACGCAGGAGTATTTCTTGGTAGAAAGATCATAGAATTGATGAGCTGGATCGCAATCTGGCGATAG
- the gap gene encoding type I glyceraldehyde-3-phosphate dehydrogenase — MTVKVAINGFGRIGRNVLRAIIESGRTDIEVIAINDLGPVETNAHLLQYDSVHGRFPHPVTTTDDTIDVGRGPMKVTALRNPADLPWGDVDIVLECTGIFTSKEACQAHLENGSSRVLISAPGKNADKTIVFGVNDNTLTSDDIVVSNASCTTNCLSPVVKVLNDEIGIVKGFMTTIHSYTGDQPTLDTMHGDLYRARAAALSMIPTSTGAAKAVGLVLPELDGKLDGVAIRVPTPNVSVVDLTFEAARDTSAEEINDIIRKAAGAGPLKGILGFTDKKLVSTDFNHDPHSSIFHTEQTRVMEGKMCRILTWYDNEWGFSNRMGDTAVAMGKLL; from the coding sequence ATGACCGTAAAAGTAGCAATCAATGGCTTTGGCCGTATCGGACGCAATGTATTGCGCGCCATCATCGAATCTGGCCGCACAGACATTGAAGTCATCGCAATCAATGACCTTGGCCCTGTCGAGACAAACGCACACCTGTTGCAGTACGATTCAGTTCACGGCCGCTTCCCGCACCCAGTGACAACAACAGACGACACAATTGACGTTGGCCGTGGCCCAATGAAAGTGACCGCACTGCGCAATCCGGCTGACTTGCCATGGGGCGACGTTGATATCGTGCTGGAATGTACCGGTATCTTCACATCAAAAGAAGCGTGCCAAGCACACCTTGAAAACGGATCTTCCCGCGTGCTGATTTCAGCACCTGGTAAGAACGCCGACAAAACAATCGTGTTCGGTGTGAACGACAACACGTTAACGTCAGACGACATTGTTGTCTCTAACGCGTCTTGCACCACAAACTGCCTGTCCCCTGTTGTAAAAGTCCTCAACGATGAAATCGGCATCGTCAAAGGCTTCATGACAACAATCCACAGCTACACAGGCGATCAGCCAACATTGGACACAATGCACGGTGACCTTTACCGCGCACGTGCAGCGGCCTTGTCCATGATCCCGACATCCACAGGTGCGGCTAAGGCCGTTGGCCTTGTATTGCCTGAACTGGACGGCAAACTCGACGGCGTTGCGATCCGCGTTCCAACGCCGAACGTTTCTGTTGTTGATCTGACATTCGAAGCCGCTCGCGACACAAGTGCTGAAGAAATCAACGATATCATCCGCAAAGCAGCTGGCGCAGGTCCGCTGAAAGGTATCCTTGGCTTCACCGATAAGAAATTGGTGTCCACGGACTTCAACCATGACCCACATTCGTCAATCTTCCACACAGAACAAACCCGTGTCATGGAAGGCAAAATGTGCCGCATCCTGACTTGGTATGACAACGAATGGGGCTTTTCTAACCGCATGGGCGACACAGCCGTTGCGATGGGCAAACTTCTGTAA
- the coaD gene encoding pantetheine-phosphate adenylyltransferase has protein sequence MRIGLYPGTFDPVTLGHVDIIRRACSLVDKLVIGVAINRDKGPLFSLEERVAMIEAECAILSEETGCEIVAHPFENLLIDCAKDVGAGIIIRGLRAVADFEYEYQMVGMNRQLDDTVETVFLMAEAQHQAIASKLVKEIARLGGDVSKFVTPPVRRALTARLKN, from the coding sequence ATGCGCATTGGGCTTTATCCGGGGACGTTTGATCCCGTCACATTGGGACACGTCGATATTATTCGGCGTGCCTGTTCATTGGTCGACAAGTTGGTCATCGGTGTCGCGATCAATCGTGATAAGGGACCGCTGTTCAGCCTTGAAGAGCGAGTGGCAATGATTGAAGCCGAATGCGCCATTCTGTCTGAGGAAACCGGCTGCGAGATCGTAGCCCATCCGTTTGAGAACCTGTTGATCGATTGCGCCAAAGACGTTGGAGCAGGCATTATTATTCGTGGTTTGCGGGCGGTTGCCGATTTTGAGTATGAATATCAAATGGTTGGCATGAACCGCCAGTTGGATGACACCGTAGAGACAGTGTTCTTGATGGCCGAAGCCCAACACCAAGCGATTGCGTCAAAACTCGTTAAGGAAATCGCGCGGCTCGGGGGGGATGTGTCCAAATTTGTCACCCCGCCTGTACGACGCGCTTTGACGGCTCGATTGAAAAACTAA
- a CDS encoding CBS domain-containing protein, producing MIVSQILKSKGTSGVITLTSDASVADAANIMSDKRIGTIVISDDGGATPAGILSERDIVRELGKQGPSCMATVVSEMMTKKLITCNPSDTSDTVLSKMTEGRFRHMPVMDGDTMVGLISIGDAVKARLAELAAERDALTGMVMGH from the coding sequence ATGATCGTATCCCAAATCCTCAAGTCCAAAGGCACAAGCGGCGTCATTACGTTGACCTCAGATGCATCCGTTGCGGATGCTGCAAATATAATGTCGGACAAACGGATTGGTACGATCGTAATCAGCGATGACGGTGGCGCGACGCCTGCTGGTATTCTGTCAGAACGCGATATCGTTCGTGAGCTGGGTAAGCAGGGACCTAGTTGTATGGCGACTGTCGTGAGTGAAATGATGACCAAAAAGCTGATCACATGTAATCCGTCCGACACGTCAGACACCGTCCTGAGCAAGATGACCGAAGGACGTTTTCGCCACATGCCAGTAATGGACGGCGACACGATGGTCGGCCTGATTTCTATCGGCGACGCGGTTAAAGCACGCCTTGCTGAACTGGCAGCGGAACGCGATGCGCTGACTGGAATGGTGATGGGCCACTAG